From a region of the Nocardioides ginsengisegetis genome:
- a CDS encoding cysteine desulfurase family protein → MSSPTPTTRPRTVYLDHAATTPMLPSAVEAMTAHLLDVGNASSLHASGRQARRVVEESRETIAQALNCRPGEVVFTSGGTEADNLALKGVFWARRAADPARTRILTTAVEHHAVLDPLHWLGEREGADVELLPVDQQARLDVDALRASIERDPGSVALISVMWANNEVGTLQPLDEVVALAAEHGIPVHTDAVQAVGQVPVDFAASGVDALTLTGHKVGGPYGVGALVVRREVDVTALVHGGGQERNIRSGTIDTPAIAGFATAVELSVKQQADHAVRVRALRDDLVARVIAAVPDAHLHGAPLGDRRLPGNAHLGFPDCEGDSLLMLLDARGIECSTGSACSAGVPQPSHVLLAMGCTDEAARHSLRFSLGHTSTRADVDALVDAIGPVVERARASRR, encoded by the coding sequence ATGAGCTCCCCGACCCCCACGACCCGGCCGCGCACGGTCTACCTCGACCACGCCGCCACCACGCCGATGCTGCCCTCGGCCGTGGAGGCGATGACCGCGCACCTGCTCGACGTCGGCAACGCGAGCTCGCTGCACGCCTCCGGCCGACAGGCCCGCAGGGTCGTGGAGGAGTCGCGCGAGACGATCGCCCAGGCCCTCAACTGCCGGCCCGGCGAGGTCGTGTTCACCTCGGGCGGCACCGAGGCCGACAACCTCGCCCTCAAGGGCGTCTTCTGGGCCCGGCGCGCCGCCGACCCGGCCCGCACCCGCATCCTGACCACCGCCGTCGAGCACCACGCCGTCCTCGACCCGCTGCACTGGCTCGGCGAGCGCGAGGGCGCCGACGTCGAGCTCCTGCCGGTCGACCAGCAGGCCCGCCTCGACGTCGACGCGCTCCGCGCCAGCATCGAGCGTGACCCGGGCTCGGTGGCCCTCATCTCGGTGATGTGGGCCAACAACGAGGTCGGCACACTCCAGCCCCTCGACGAGGTCGTGGCCCTCGCCGCCGAGCACGGCATCCCGGTCCACACCGACGCCGTGCAGGCCGTCGGCCAGGTGCCGGTCGACTTCGCGGCCTCCGGCGTCGACGCGCTCACGCTCACCGGCCACAAGGTCGGCGGGCCCTACGGCGTCGGCGCGCTCGTCGTACGCCGTGAGGTGGACGTGACCGCCCTCGTCCACGGCGGCGGCCAGGAGCGCAACATCCGCAGCGGCACCATCGACACCCCCGCGATCGCCGGCTTCGCGACTGCCGTCGAGCTGAGCGTCAAGCAGCAGGCCGACCACGCGGTCCGGGTCCGGGCGCTCCGCGACGACCTCGTGGCCCGGGTCATCGCGGCCGTCCCCGACGCCCACCTGCACGGCGCGCCGCTCGGCGATCGGCGCCTGCCCGGCAACGCCCACCTCGGCTTCCCCGACTGCGAGGGCGACTCGCTGCTGATGCTGCTCGACGCCCGCGGCATCGAGTGCTCCACGGGGTCGGCCTGCTCGGCCGGCGTCCCGCAGCCCTCGCACGTCCTGCTCGCGATGGGGTGCACCGACGAGGCCGCCAGGCACTCGCTGCGCTTCTCGCTCGGCCACACCTCCACCCGGGCCGACGTCGACGCGCTCGTCGACGCGATCGGACCCGTCGTCGAGCGGGCCCGGGCCTCGCGGCGGTGA
- a CDS encoding nucleotidyltransferase domain-containing protein, translating to MREPMPQTPEERAEDDYWERLYGPWDCLDPAGVAEFFDGFDRPWWIVGGWSIEAFTGAPREHEDVDVSILVRDVAALREHVGDRWQLWNIADGALRPLTDRWPDLMDPESQVWVRRDATSPWVMDLPVTPDRDGLWTNKKLPGHVLPVEEATHVAADGIRYLNPEIALMYKARLQRAKDRRDLEVTWPLLAPEARAWLREAVGRLHPDHPWLAWMDG from the coding sequence ATGCGCGAGCCGATGCCCCAGACGCCCGAGGAACGAGCCGAGGACGACTACTGGGAGCGGCTCTACGGTCCGTGGGACTGCCTGGACCCTGCCGGCGTCGCGGAGTTCTTCGACGGCTTCGACCGTCCGTGGTGGATCGTCGGCGGCTGGTCGATCGAGGCCTTCACCGGCGCACCGCGCGAGCACGAGGACGTCGACGTCTCGATCCTGGTCCGCGACGTCGCCGCCCTCCGCGAGCACGTCGGTGACCGCTGGCAGCTGTGGAACATCGCCGACGGTGCGCTCCGCCCGCTCACCGACCGCTGGCCGGACCTGATGGACCCCGAGAGCCAGGTCTGGGTGCGGCGCGACGCCACGTCCCCGTGGGTGATGGACCTGCCCGTCACCCCCGACCGCGACGGACTCTGGACCAACAAGAAGCTGCCCGGCCACGTCCTCCCGGTCGAGGAGGCGACCCACGTCGCGGCGGACGGGATCCGCTACCTCAACCCCGAGATCGCGCTGATGTACAAGGCCCGACTGCAACGTGCCAAGGACCGTCGCGACCTCGAGGTGACGTGGCCGCTGCTCGCCCCGGAGGCGCGCGCCTGGCTGCGCGAGGCCGTGGGCCGGCTGCACCCGGACCACCCGTGGCTGGCGTGGATGGACGGGTGA
- the proB gene encoding glutamate 5-kinase — translation MSVRAQVTDARRVVVKVGSSSLTTASGGIDPARVQRLVDVLAELRQRGVEVVLVSSGAIAAGLAPLGLKRRPKGLPAQQAAASVGQGLLVHRYTEELARHGVIAGQVLLTVDDVTRRAHYRNAYQTFAKLLELGVLPIVNENDTVATSEIRFGDNDRLAALVAHLVHADLLVLLSDVDGLYDADPADPASTLLGDVLADTDLAAVRIGSTGAAGVGTGGMQTKVEAARIATGAGIPVVLTAADQAAAALAGERVGTLFHPTGRRRPTRLLWLAHATEPKGRLLLDPGAVRAVAERRASLLAAGITGATGQFVAGDPVDLCGPDGVAFARGLVNFDAEEVPSLLGRSSHDLKRELGAAYEREVVHRDDLVLL, via the coding sequence GTGAGCGTGCGCGCGCAGGTGACCGACGCCCGTCGCGTCGTGGTCAAGGTGGGGTCCTCCTCGCTGACCACGGCGTCCGGCGGCATCGATCCCGCGCGCGTCCAGAGGCTCGTCGACGTCCTCGCCGAGCTGCGACAGCGCGGCGTCGAGGTCGTGCTGGTCTCCTCCGGCGCGATCGCCGCCGGGCTCGCCCCGCTCGGCCTGAAGCGTCGCCCCAAGGGCCTGCCGGCCCAGCAGGCCGCGGCATCCGTCGGCCAGGGGCTGCTGGTCCACCGCTACACCGAGGAGCTCGCCCGCCACGGCGTCATCGCGGGCCAGGTCCTGCTCACCGTCGACGACGTGACCCGGCGCGCGCACTACCGCAACGCCTACCAGACCTTCGCCAAGCTCCTCGAGCTCGGCGTGCTGCCGATCGTCAACGAGAACGACACCGTCGCCACCAGCGAGATCCGGTTCGGCGACAACGACCGCCTGGCGGCCCTCGTCGCCCACCTCGTGCACGCCGACCTGCTCGTCCTGCTCAGCGACGTCGACGGCCTGTACGACGCGGACCCGGCCGACCCCGCCAGCACCCTGCTCGGCGACGTGCTCGCCGACACCGACCTCGCCGCCGTGCGCATCGGCAGCACCGGCGCCGCGGGCGTCGGCACGGGTGGCATGCAGACCAAGGTCGAGGCGGCCCGGATCGCGACCGGTGCCGGCATCCCGGTCGTGCTGACCGCCGCCGACCAGGCCGCCGCGGCCCTCGCGGGCGAGCGGGTCGGGACCCTGTTCCACCCCACCGGCCGCCGGCGCCCCACCCGCCTGCTGTGGCTGGCCCACGCCACCGAGCCCAAGGGTCGGCTGCTGCTCGACCCCGGCGCCGTCCGGGCGGTCGCGGAGCGGCGCGCGTCGCTGCTCGCAGCGGGCATCACCGGCGCGACCGGCCAGTTCGTCGCCGGCGACCCCGTCGACCTGTGCGGCCCCGACGGCGTCGCCTTCGCGCGCGGTCTGGTGAACTTCGACGCCGAGGAGGTGCCCAGCCTGCTCGGCCGGTCCTCCCACGACCTCAAGCGCGAGCTCGGCGCGGCGTACGAACGCGAGGTCGTCCACCGCGACGACCTCGTGCTGCTCTAG
- the obgE gene encoding GTPase ObgE: MAVPTFVDQVTLHISAGRGGNGVASVHREKFKPLGGPDGGNGGPGGSVILRVDPDVTTLIDYHHSPKRRAENGGQGAGDHKNGAHGSDLVLTVPDGTVVSTPKGTVLADMTGAGTEMVIAAGGRGGLGNAALASSKRKAPGFALLGEPGEELEIVLELKVVADIGLVGFPSAGKSSLIAAISRARPKIADYPFTTLVPNLGVVTAGDTTFTVADVPGLIEGASEGRGLGHDFLRHIERCAALVHVIDTATMEPGRNPVEDLDIIENELSRYGGLEDRPRLVALNKVDVPDGRDISDFVVDELRERGLRVFQISAMSTEGLRELTFAMAEIVQRARAEKEVVEAKRIILRPASADGNDTFTITDTQDGWRVRGEKPERWIRQTDFSNDEAVGFLSDRLNRLGVETRLLELGAQEGDTVIIGHEDNSVVFDFKPGIDAGAEMLGRRGEDQRFDHSRPAARRRRAIDEAMDERTETETRADVARRLDKPESYGPKSYTIGTAEDPDWAEDDPGK; encoded by the coding sequence ATGGCTGTCCCCACGTTCGTCGACCAGGTCACGCTGCACATCAGCGCCGGCCGCGGCGGGAACGGCGTCGCCTCGGTGCACCGTGAGAAGTTCAAGCCGCTCGGCGGCCCCGACGGCGGCAACGGCGGCCCGGGCGGCTCGGTCATCCTGCGCGTGGACCCCGACGTCACGACGCTGATCGACTACCACCACAGCCCCAAGCGCCGCGCCGAGAACGGCGGCCAGGGCGCGGGCGACCACAAGAACGGCGCCCACGGCTCCGACCTGGTGCTGACCGTCCCGGACGGCACGGTCGTCAGTACGCCGAAGGGCACCGTGCTCGCCGACATGACCGGCGCCGGCACCGAGATGGTGATCGCGGCCGGCGGCCGCGGCGGCCTCGGCAACGCCGCGCTGGCCTCGTCCAAGCGCAAGGCCCCCGGCTTCGCCCTGCTCGGCGAGCCGGGCGAGGAGCTCGAGATCGTCCTCGAGCTCAAGGTCGTCGCCGACATCGGCCTGGTCGGCTTCCCGAGCGCCGGCAAGTCCAGCCTGATCGCCGCGATCAGCCGGGCCCGGCCCAAGATCGCGGACTACCCGTTCACCACCCTCGTGCCCAACCTCGGCGTGGTCACGGCCGGCGACACGACGTTCACCGTCGCCGACGTCCCCGGCCTGATCGAGGGCGCGAGCGAGGGTCGCGGCCTGGGCCACGACTTCCTGCGCCACATCGAGCGCTGCGCGGCGCTGGTCCACGTGATCGACACCGCGACCATGGAGCCCGGCCGCAACCCGGTCGAGGACCTCGACATCATCGAGAACGAGCTCAGCCGCTACGGCGGCCTCGAGGACCGTCCGCGCCTCGTCGCGCTCAACAAGGTCGACGTGCCCGACGGTCGCGACATCTCCGACTTCGTCGTCGACGAGCTGCGCGAGCGCGGCCTGCGTGTCTTCCAGATCTCCGCGATGTCGACCGAAGGCCTGCGCGAGCTGACCTTCGCGATGGCCGAGATCGTCCAGCGCGCCCGGGCGGAGAAGGAGGTCGTGGAGGCCAAGCGGATCATCCTGCGGCCCGCCTCCGCCGACGGCAACGACACCTTCACCATCACCGACACCCAGGACGGCTGGCGGGTACGCGGCGAGAAGCCCGAGCGCTGGATCCGCCAGACCGACTTCAGCAACGACGAGGCCGTCGGCTTCCTCTCCGACCGGCTCAACCGGCTGGGTGTCGAGACCCGGCTTCTCGAGCTCGGCGCGCAGGAGGGCGACACGGTCATCATCGGCCACGAGGACAACTCGGTCGTCTTCGACTTCAAGCCGGGCATCGACGCCGGCGCCGAGATGCTCGGTCGCCGTGGCGAGGACCAGCGCTTCGACCACTCGCGGCCCGCGGCCCGCCGCCGCCGCGCGATCGACGAGGCGATGGACGAGCGCACCGAGACCGAGACCCGGGCCGACGTCGCGCGCCGGCTCGACAAGCCCGAGAGCTACGGCCCGAAGAGCTACACCATCGGCACCGCCGAGGATCCCGACTGGGCGGAAGACGACCCGGGGAAGTGA
- the rplU gene encoding 50S ribosomal protein L21 — protein sequence MYAIVRAGATQQKVAVGDVIEIDKITDKVGDSVKLPVVLVVDGEKITSDTKALDKASVTVEVLGATKGPKIIIQKYKNKTGYKKRQGHRQKYTQVKVTDISL from the coding sequence GTGTACGCGATCGTGCGCGCAGGCGCCACCCAGCAGAAGGTTGCCGTGGGCGACGTCATCGAGATCGACAAGATCACGGACAAGGTCGGCGACTCGGTGAAGCTCCCGGTCGTCCTCGTCGTCGACGGCGAGAAGATCACCTCCGACACGAAGGCGCTCGACAAGGCCTCCGTGACCGTTGAGGTCCTCGGCGCCACCAAGGGCCCCAAGATCATCATCCAGAAGTACAAGAACAAGACCGGCTACAAGAAGCGCCAGGGTCACCGCCAGAAGTACACCCAGGTCAAGGTCACCGACATCTCCCTCTGA
- a CDS encoding Rne/Rng family ribonuclease, whose translation MPDENPVGNQTPAPEIPAADAVEASSEGSEGTAPAKKAAAKKTAAKKTAAKKTTTPRKTAAKKVAASAEELPLEVPAPEGEPAAAAPAKKTAKKAAAKKTTAKKASTKKAAEVPAETPVEAPAPVAESEATAAAPVAAVLFQAPDAAKAPARRTRKAAQPKPEATAPAEEPTAAPAPEPAQESAEESAKPTVKTTTRTRTRTPKKVAEPAPVEDEDETTDEPQPEPDEAEGQTDSQADDSDDSDESDGEGGGGRRRRRRGGRRRRKSGDGESGGNDDHGQSDSQGGQSNQGGQGGQSRQAKQDGNANSNGPESDAEQDADEGGEGTSRRRRRRRRSGDDGGEPGDDPENTVTRVRRPRSAEDEITAISGSTRLEAKKQRRRDGREAGRRRAPIVSEAEFLARRESVDRVMVIRQRDELTQIGVLEDKVLVEHYVARESQTSLIGNVYLGRVQNVLPSMEAAFIDIGKGRNAVLYAGEVNWSALGHREGQPRKIESVLTSGQTVLVQVTKDPIGHKGARLTSQISLAGRFLVYVPDGTTSGISRKLPDTERNRLKALLKEIVPDTAGVIVRTAAEGASEDELTRDVERLKARWEDIEGKVKGSAPQLLYGEPDLTLKVVRDLFTEDFTKLVIEGDDAWDTVQNYVHHVAPDLEERLERFESPNGKDIFATYRVDEQIAKGLDRKVWLPSGGSLIIDRTEAMTVVDVNTGKFTGSGGNLEETVTKNNLEAAEEMVRQLRLRDIGGIIVIDFIDMVLESNRDLVLRRLVECLGRDRTRHQVAEVTSLGLVQMTRKRIGTGLVESFSENCEHCQGRGVVIHDAPVEPRKPEDESRRGGRRTRGGRGRGEGENEQGGQNGNQGNQGNQGGQGGRGGQQGGQQAKGGTPSPKDIAAHAKHEHDHTEHEHAEAPAEQMPEVEAAPVAETPSETPSETPVETPAQPAAEKPVEKPVEKPAEEAPAEPAAPQVVTRTRRRAASRPAGQPETQSAPQPVVVEAAPAAAVETPAAPPVAPVAAPKVVTRTRGRSATRPAGPPVGAPASAGGTVPAMPDVSATTPPGSVGSVGHPSPDGLVEPGAASTEPGHDAEAHHVEHVPIKKKGQRKR comes from the coding sequence ATGCCCGACGAAAATCCTGTCGGAAACCAGACCCCCGCTCCCGAGATCCCCGCCGCTGACGCGGTCGAGGCCTCCAGCGAGGGCAGCGAGGGCACCGCGCCGGCCAAGAAGGCGGCCGCGAAGAAGACGGCGGCCAAGAAGACCGCCGCGAAGAAGACCACCACCCCGCGCAAGACGGCCGCGAAGAAGGTCGCCGCCTCCGCCGAGGAGCTGCCGCTCGAGGTGCCGGCCCCCGAGGGCGAGCCCGCCGCGGCCGCCCCGGCGAAGAAGACGGCCAAGAAGGCCGCCGCGAAGAAGACCACCGCCAAGAAGGCGAGCACGAAGAAGGCCGCCGAGGTGCCCGCCGAGACGCCCGTCGAGGCGCCCGCGCCGGTCGCCGAGTCGGAGGCCACGGCCGCCGCCCCGGTCGCCGCCGTGCTCTTCCAGGCACCCGACGCGGCCAAGGCCCCGGCCCGCCGTACCCGCAAGGCGGCGCAGCCCAAGCCCGAGGCCACAGCACCCGCCGAGGAGCCGACCGCGGCGCCCGCGCCCGAGCCGGCCCAGGAGTCGGCCGAGGAGTCGGCCAAGCCCACGGTCAAGACCACCACCCGCACCCGCACCCGCACGCCCAAGAAGGTCGCCGAGCCCGCCCCGGTCGAGGACGAGGACGAGACCACCGACGAGCCGCAGCCCGAGCCGGACGAGGCCGAGGGCCAGACCGACAGCCAGGCCGACGACTCGGACGACTCGGACGAGTCCGACGGCGAGGGCGGTGGCGGTCGCCGCCGGCGTCGCCGCGGAGGCCGGCGCCGCCGCAAGTCCGGGGACGGCGAGTCGGGCGGCAACGACGACCACGGCCAGTCCGACAGCCAGGGCGGCCAGTCCAACCAGGGCGGCCAGGGCGGTCAGTCCCGCCAGGCCAAGCAGGACGGCAACGCCAACAGCAACGGCCCCGAGTCCGACGCCGAGCAGGACGCGGACGAGGGCGGCGAGGGCACCTCGCGCCGTCGTCGCCGCCGCCGTCGCTCCGGTGACGACGGGGGCGAGCCTGGGGACGACCCGGAGAACACCGTCACCCGCGTCCGCCGGCCGCGCTCGGCCGAGGACGAGATCACCGCGATCTCCGGTTCCACGCGCCTCGAGGCCAAGAAGCAGCGTCGCCGCGACGGCCGCGAGGCCGGTCGCCGCCGCGCCCCGATCGTGAGCGAGGCCGAGTTCCTGGCCCGCCGCGAGTCGGTCGACCGGGTCATGGTCATCCGCCAGCGCGACGAGCTCACCCAGATCGGGGTCCTCGAGGACAAGGTCCTCGTGGAGCACTACGTCGCCCGCGAGTCGCAGACCTCGCTGATCGGCAACGTCTACCTCGGCCGGGTCCAGAACGTCCTGCCCTCGATGGAGGCCGCCTTCATCGACATCGGCAAGGGCCGCAACGCGGTCCTGTACGCCGGCGAGGTCAACTGGTCCGCGCTCGGCCACCGCGAGGGCCAGCCGCGCAAGATCGAGTCGGTGCTCACCTCGGGCCAGACGGTGCTCGTGCAGGTCACCAAGGACCCGATCGGCCACAAGGGCGCCCGCCTGACCAGCCAGATCAGCCTGGCCGGCCGCTTCCTGGTCTACGTGCCCGACGGCACGACCAGCGGCATCTCCCGCAAGCTGCCCGACACCGAGCGCAACCGCCTCAAGGCGCTGCTCAAGGAGATCGTGCCGGACACCGCCGGCGTGATCGTCCGGACCGCGGCCGAGGGCGCCAGCGAGGACGAGCTGACCCGCGACGTCGAGCGGCTCAAGGCCCGCTGGGAGGACATCGAGGGCAAGGTCAAGGGCAGCGCCCCGCAGCTGCTGTACGGCGAGCCGGACCTCACCCTGAAGGTCGTGCGCGACCTGTTCACCGAGGACTTCACCAAGCTCGTGATCGAGGGCGACGACGCCTGGGACACGGTCCAGAACTACGTCCACCACGTCGCGCCGGACCTCGAGGAGCGGCTCGAGCGCTTCGAGTCGCCCAACGGCAAGGACATCTTCGCGACCTACCGCGTCGACGAGCAGATCGCCAAGGGCCTGGACCGCAAGGTCTGGCTGCCCTCGGGTGGCTCGCTGATCATCGACCGCACCGAGGCGATGACGGTCGTCGACGTCAACACCGGCAAGTTCACCGGATCGGGCGGCAACCTCGAGGAGACCGTCACCAAGAACAACCTCGAGGCGGCCGAGGAGATGGTCCGCCAGCTCCGGTTGCGCGACATCGGCGGCATCATCGTCATCGACTTCATCGACATGGTCCTGGAGTCCAACCGCGACCTCGTGCTGCGCCGCCTGGTCGAGTGCCTGGGTCGTGACCGGACCCGCCACCAGGTCGCCGAGGTGACCTCGCTGGGCCTGGTCCAGATGACGCGCAAGCGGATCGGCACCGGCCTGGTCGAGTCGTTCTCCGAGAACTGCGAGCACTGCCAGGGCCGCGGCGTGGTCATCCACGACGCCCCGGTCGAGCCCCGCAAGCCCGAGGACGAGTCGCGTCGCGGCGGTCGCCGCACGCGCGGCGGTCGTGGTCGGGGCGAGGGCGAGAACGAGCAGGGCGGCCAGAACGGCAACCAGGGCAACCAGGGCAACCAGGGTGGCCAGGGTGGTCGTGGCGGCCAGCAGGGCGGTCAGCAGGCCAAGGGCGGCACCCCGTCGCCCAAGGACATCGCCGCGCACGCCAAGCACGAGCACGACCACACCGAGCACGAGCACGCCGAGGCGCCGGCCGAGCAGATGCCCGAGGTCGAGGCCGCTCCGGTGGCCGAGACCCCCAGCGAGACCCCCAGCGAGACCCCCGTCGAGACGCCGGCCCAGCCCGCGGCTGAGAAGCCCGTGGAGAAGCCCGTCGAGAAGCCGGCCGAGGAGGCTCCGGCCGAGCCGGCCGCCCCGCAGGTGGTCACCCGGACGCGCCGTCGGGCGGCCAGCCGCCCCGCCGGCCAGCCGGAGACGCAGAGCGCCCCGCAGCCCGTCGTGGTCGAGGCGGCCCCGGCCGCCGCGGTCGAGACGCCCGCGGCCCCGCCCGTTGCTCCGGTGGCGGCTCCCAAGGTCGTGACCCGCACCCGTGGCCGCAGCGCGACCCGCCCCGCCGGCCCCCCGGTCGGCGCACCGGCCAGCGCCGGGGGCACCGTGCCGGCGATGCCGGACGTGAGCGCCACGACCCCGCCGGGCAGCGTCGGCAGCGTGGGACACCCCAGCCCGGACGGACTGGTCGAGCCGGGTGCCGCGTCGACCGAGCCCGGTCACGACGCCGAGGCCCATCACGTCGAGCACGTCCCGATCAAGAAGAAGGGCCAGCGCAAGCGCTGA
- the rpmA gene encoding 50S ribosomal protein L27 yields MAHKKGAASTKNGRDSNSQRLGVKRYGGQAVNAGEIIVRQRGTHFHPGSGVGRGGDDTLFALIAGAVQFGTRRGRRVVNIVPGE; encoded by the coding sequence ATGGCACACAAGAAGGGCGCCGCGTCCACCAAGAACGGTCGCGACTCGAACTCCCAGCGCCTCGGCGTGAAGCGCTACGGCGGCCAGGCCGTCAACGCCGGCGAGATCATCGTGCGCCAGCGCGGCACGCACTTCCACCCGGGCTCCGGCGTGGGTCGTGGCGGCGACGACACGCTGTTCGCCCTCATCGCCGGTGCGGTCCAGTTCGGCACCCGCCGCGGCCGCCGCGTGGTCAACATCGTTCCGGGCGAGTGA
- a CDS encoding methionine synthase, with protein MTVATGVGSMPGEDQDAFGTAVRLVLEELPDLPHLPEVPGRGATASMTGRGLAVLSDLGADLQPAGWRLTGTDGPGVDHRRARSLLGQDLDHLEEQAEGYTGSFKIQVAGPWTLAATVERPRGDKVLADHGARRDLAQALAEGVRDHVRDVRRRLPGVDRLVVQVDEPALATVLAGKIPTASGWGRHRTVHPPEASAALAWVFEAITDEGAEPWLHSCSADAPLGLARGAGARGLSVDLSQVGAAGHDQLAEALEKGETVVLGVAPSTDPARQPTDTQLTESVLRWLDMLGLDPATIGAGLAISPTCGLAGASYTWTRRVLPLLRTTAGNLTD; from the coding sequence ATGACGGTGGCCACCGGCGTCGGATCGATGCCCGGCGAGGACCAGGACGCCTTCGGCACCGCCGTGCGACTCGTCCTCGAGGAGCTCCCGGACCTGCCGCACCTGCCCGAGGTGCCCGGTCGCGGCGCCACCGCGTCGATGACGGGCCGCGGCCTCGCGGTGCTCAGCGACCTCGGCGCGGACCTCCAGCCCGCCGGTTGGCGGCTCACCGGGACGGACGGCCCGGGCGTCGACCACCGTCGCGCCCGCAGCCTGCTGGGCCAGGACCTCGACCACCTCGAGGAGCAGGCCGAGGGATACACCGGCTCCTTCAAGATCCAGGTGGCGGGGCCGTGGACCCTCGCCGCCACCGTCGAGCGGCCGCGCGGCGACAAGGTGCTCGCCGACCACGGCGCCCGGCGCGACCTGGCCCAGGCGCTGGCCGAGGGCGTGCGCGACCACGTTCGCGACGTACGCCGCCGGCTGCCCGGCGTGGACCGCCTGGTCGTGCAGGTCGACGAGCCGGCGCTGGCCACGGTCCTGGCCGGGAAGATCCCGACCGCGTCCGGCTGGGGACGGCACCGCACGGTGCACCCGCCCGAGGCCTCCGCCGCGCTGGCGTGGGTCTTCGAGGCGATCACCGACGAGGGCGCCGAGCCGTGGCTGCACTCCTGCTCCGCCGACGCGCCGCTGGGGCTGGCGCGTGGCGCCGGCGCGCGGGGGCTGTCCGTGGACCTGTCCCAGGTCGGGGCGGCGGGCCACGACCAGCTCGCCGAGGCCCTGGAGAAGGGCGAGACCGTCGTGCTGGGCGTCGCGCCGTCGACCGACCCGGCCAGGCAGCCCACCGACACCCAGCTCACCGAGTCGGTGCTGCGGTGGCTGGACATGCTCGGTCTCGATCCGGCAACGATCGGCGCCGGGCTCGCGATCAGCCCAACCTGCGGCCTTGCCGGTGCGTCGTACACCTGGACCCGCCGCGTCCTGCCGCTGCTGCGCACGACCGCGGGCAACCTGACCGACTGA
- the mnmA gene encoding tRNA 2-thiouridine(34) synthase MnmA: MKVLAAMSGGVDSAVAAARAAEAGHDVTGIHLALSRNPASYRSGARGCCTIEDSNDARRAADVIGIPFYVWDLSDRFHADVVEDFMDEYAAGRTPNPCLRCNEKIKFAAVLDRALGLGFDAVATGHYAQLRSGADGLIEMHRAVDHGKDQSYVLGVLDQSQLAHSLFPLGDTNKTAVRAEAAARGLLVADKPDSHDICFVADGDNAGWLREKLGDRATNHGGDIVDDATGEVLGQHEGTVGFTIGQRKGLRIGTPAPDGKPRFVLDIEPVSGTVTVGPRERLAVDRLTGIKPRWCGTVPEVLEGPDVTVQLRAHGDEHRAVVTVRDDGVAIELLDPAHGIAPGQAAVFYDGSRVVGSATIAATQRVHT, from the coding sequence ATGAAGGTCCTCGCCGCCATGTCCGGGGGCGTCGACTCGGCCGTCGCCGCCGCGCGCGCCGCCGAGGCCGGCCACGACGTCACCGGCATCCACCTCGCGCTCTCGCGCAACCCCGCGTCGTACCGCTCCGGCGCCCGCGGCTGCTGCACCATCGAGGACAGCAACGACGCGCGCCGCGCGGCCGACGTGATCGGCATCCCCTTCTACGTCTGGGACCTCTCCGACCGCTTCCACGCGGACGTGGTCGAGGACTTCATGGACGAGTACGCCGCCGGCCGCACGCCCAACCCGTGCCTGCGCTGCAACGAGAAGATCAAGTTCGCCGCGGTGCTCGACCGGGCCCTCGGGCTGGGCTTCGACGCCGTCGCCACGGGCCACTACGCCCAGCTGCGCTCCGGCGCGGACGGGCTGATCGAGATGCACCGGGCGGTCGACCACGGCAAGGACCAGTCCTACGTGCTCGGCGTGCTGGACCAGTCCCAGCTGGCCCACTCACTGTTCCCGCTCGGCGACACCAACAAGACCGCCGTCCGGGCCGAGGCGGCCGCGCGGGGTCTGCTGGTGGCCGACAAGCCGGACAGCCACGACATCTGCTTCGTCGCCGACGGCGACAACGCCGGCTGGCTGCGCGAGAAGCTCGGCGACCGCGCCACCAACCACGGCGGCGACATCGTCGACGACGCGACCGGCGAGGTGCTCGGACAGCACGAGGGCACGGTCGGGTTCACGATCGGCCAGCGCAAGGGCCTGCGCATCGGCACCCCGGCGCCCGACGGCAAGCCGCGCTTCGTCCTCGACATCGAGCCGGTCAGCGGCACCGTCACCGTCGGCCCGCGCGAGCGGCTGGCCGTCGACCGGCTGACCGGCATCAAGCCGCGCTGGTGCGGCACCGTCCCGGAGGTGCTCGAGGGCCCCGACGTCACCGTCCAGCTCCGTGCGCACGGCGACGAGCACCGCGCGGTCGTGACGGTCCGCGACGACGGTGTCGCCATCGAGCTGCTCGACCCCGCCCACGGCATCGCCCCGGGCCAGGCCGCGGTCTTCTACGACGGCAGCCGGGTCGTCGGCTCGGCCACGATCGCCGCGACCCAGCGGGTCCACACATGA